The segment TTTCATAGCCCATGAAGAACGGAAACTGGTGTTTCGGGTCGGCATGAATCGAGACAGTCAGAACATCACCACGGTCATAGAAAATATCCTGCGTTCCGTTGCCATGATGGTAATCGATATCAAGTATCGCAACCTTTCTAGCACCCTTGGCAATCATCTGCTGGGCAGCAATGGCCGAGTTATTGAGGAAACAATATCCGCCATAACGATTGGCATGCGCATGATGTCCCGGCGGGCGGGTCAGGGCAAAGGATGCCTCGCCATCGTTCCAGACAGCATCGGCCGCCGATACCACTGTTTGCGCGCCCCAATAGGCCGCCTTCCACGTTCCCTTGGTAATCGGGGTATCGGATGAAATGGCATATTGCCCAAGACGCGCGCTGATATGGACGGGTTTGCCGCCTGAAAATCCGGCCGTTGGCCAGACATAGGGAAAAGCGTCGTGGTCGTTGCCCGCCGCATTCCAGTCCGCCCATGCGTTTTCAAGAAAGGCCAGATAATCCGCATCATGAATTGAGGCAATCGGTGCCATGCCGTGATCGGCCGGATCAACAAGTTGCGCCTGCACCGAGTGGGCCACCGCATCACGGATAATTGCCATACGGCGGGAATTTTCAAAGCATGGAATCAAACGCCCATGGTGCATTTCACCATTCCCGTCATGGGCATCGTGGCGGGAATTAAAAAACACACGCATGACTGACTTCCTTTCCGGCAAAGGCGATAAGGGGCATCTATCCCCTTATCGTAGCAGAAAGTTCTTAACAGGTAGCTATTTGCGCGCGGTGCTGTATAGCAGTTCGGCGATGGTTTCAAGGAACCCGCCAAGCTGTTTGCGCAGATTTTCAGACTCCCGCGCCAGTTTGCCCGCCATATCACGCGTGGTATCGGCAGCCTCGCCCGTCTGACCGGCCATTTCGGAAACCACGGTGATATTGTCGGTGACTTCCTGTGCGCCGCTGGATGCCTGTTCGACATTGCGTGTGATGTTCGATGACAGTGCCGTCTGGGTTTCGACATTGTTCGAAATCAGGTCCGAACGGGCGGCCAGATCATCAATGACAGATGCAATTTCGCGGATCGAATTAACCGACGCTTCGATCGCATTCTGGATATCCTGAACTTTTTCCTCAATCGATTCAGTGGCCTTGCTGGTCTGGTTGGCCAGTCCCTTGACCTCGTTGGCGACAACAGCAAAGCCCTTGCCTGCTTCACCAGCACGGGCAGCTTCGATAGTGGCATTCAATGCCAGAAGGTTGGTCTGCGCAGCAATATCGCGGATAAAACTGACGACTTCTACGATTTCGCCTGCGGCGGCTTCGAGCTGACCAATCCGGCCATCGGTTTCCTGCGCCAGACCATTGGCGCGATGGGCAATTTCAACCGATTCACGGGCCTGATCGGCAACGGTGCGGATCGACTGGTTCAATTCTTCGGATGCCTCGGAAACGCCCGAAACATTGGCGGCAGTCTGGCGGGCCGCAGCAGCAACGTTGGTCGAACGCGAACTGGTTTCGTGCGCAATGCGGTTGGCATCACCCGATGCGTTTGAAAGTGCACCTGCGGCTTCGGCAATCTGATCAACAGCCTCGAACGAACCGCTTTTGAATTCTTCGATGATGGTGTTAAAGCCGGTAAGCTTCTTTTCAATCGACGAAGTTGCCGCATTGATTTTCTGCGCCGACGTCAGATAGGCACCGACCAATCCGGTTTCGACAATCCTGCGATAATAACGGTTTTCAGAAACCGCGCCCATGGATGCCGCACTTTCCCGCAGGAAGGCGTCATTGCGGTCGATCAGCCTGTTGATCGCGATGAAAAGTTCGCGCATGTCGGGATGACTGTCGACATTGGTAATGCGTGCTTCGTAATCACCCTCCGCCGCGGCAAGAACAACGTCCAGTGCCTTTTTGATCCCCGATTTGCTGGAACCACCAAATAGCGACATTTTGAAACCTCGAATTAGCAATCAGCCTAAAGGCTTTGAATGAATTTGTCGTATGCCAGACCGGCATCTGAAAGCTTTTGCGCCAGCGCCTTACCAGCCGCAATCATGCCGTCCTTGCGGTTGGCAGTGCTTTCTTCGATCTGGCGGAGTTCCGCGTAAAGCGGGATGATCTTATCCTTGAGGACTTTCGGATCAGCCACCCGACGGTTCGAATGGTAGCCAATAATTTTGCCATTCGCGTCAAGACTGGGCGTGATATGCGCATATACCCAGTAGTGATCGCCGTTCTTTGACATGTTCACGACATAGGCGAAAATCTCGTGACCAGCAGCGATTTCATCCCAAAGCAACTTGAAAACGCAGCGCGGCATGTCGGGATGACGAATGATCGAATGGGGCTGGCCCAGAACTTCCTTTTCACGGTAGTCGGAAAGACGCAGAAAAACCTCGTTGGCATAGGTAATCCGGCCCTTAAGGTCCGTTTTACTGACAATCAGTTCTTCAGGCTTGAAATGGCGTTCCTTGCCGGTTGGCTTGGACCTGACTAGCGTTTCGCTCACGTTTCTGTCCCCGATTTTCTGTCCGATAACCTGCCATTGTAGATCACAGCAGTTTTGCATGTCCGGATATCATGTAACGATATATCCGCGAATGATAAATGTAAAATATCCATGTGATACATAGACTAAGCGTGATGATAAAAATTAGATAAATATAATTGGCCATAGCGCTCCCGACATACAATAGCGGCGCCGGTCAGCGATCATGCCTTGTCAGATGTTCATGCTTTTGATTTTCTGATTATGGTGACGTTTGCAGGGAAGCAGCATGGCACAAGATCTTCGGGACTTTCCATTTCGCGTGGTCATCCATGAAAAGCACTCCGCCCAAGGGGTGCTTGACTGGCTGGACAAGAATATACGCAGCGACAGATGGACCATGGGCATTCGCAATATCGAACTGCCGCGTGCGACTCAATCCGCCCCCATCGTCGACATGGTGATCTATTTTGCCCGTCGGGAGGATATGGAGCTTTTCCGTGAACGCTGGGCTGGCAAGACGCGCGAACATAAGGTCAAACTGAAATTCTGGCGCGCCGCGCTCTATGCCCTGCTGCACCCGAAAATGGAAATGATCGCCTACGAAAAAATCGACGACAGCCCGAAACGCATCCGCCCGGGGGATCCGGAAACAAGCATCAAGAAGCCCTGAAACGAAACAACCCCGCATCTGGTATGCGGGGTTGTTCGTCGTGCTGCCCTCAAGAGGCTTGCAGATCGTGATTACTTCGGCAGTTCGGCATCGATGCCTTTGATGTACCAGTCCATGCCCAGAAGCATTTCGTCGGTTGCATCTTCGCCTTCCTTGATGCGCAGTTCGCCAGCCTGATCATAGATCGGGCCTGCGAACGGGTGGATTTCACCCGATGCGATCTTGGCTTCGGTTTCTTCGGCCAGTGCTTTTACGTCATCAGGCATATTGGTGTAAGGTGCCATGTCGACCATACCGGAATCAATACCCCCCCAGGTGTCGGTCGATTCCCATGTGCCTTCGGCAACAGCCTTGGCACGCGCGACATAATATTCGTCCCAATGGTCAACAATCGCAGTCAATTGAGCCTTCGGTGCGAACTTGATCATGTCAGATGCCTGACCAAAACCGACGATACCGCGGTTCTCGGCAACCTGAAGCGGCGCCGGGCTGTCGGTGTGCTGAACCATGATATCAGCGCCCTGGTCGATCAGTGCCTTGGCAGCGTCGCCTTCTTTGCCCGGATCATACCAAGTATTGGCCCATACGATTTTGACTTTAACGTCCGGGTTAACCGACCATGCGCCCAGCATGAACGAGTTGATGCCACGAACTACTTCCGGGATCGGGAACGAACCGACATAGCCGACAATGTTCGACTTGGTCATTTTACCGGCGATCACACCAGCAACATAACGACCTTCATAGAAACGCGCGGCATAGGTCGAAACGTTTGCATCACGTTTGTAACCGGTTGCATGTTCGAATTTCACATTCGGGAACTGCTTGGCAACCTTGACGGTCGGGTTCATGAAACCGAACGAGGTGGTGAAGATCAGGTTATGACCGGTCTGGGCCAGCTGGCGGATCACGCGTTCGGCGTCCGCACCTTCCGGAACGCTTTCGACATAGCTGGTGGTGGCATTGTCACCAAGGGCAGCTTCGATTGCCTGACGGCCGATATCGTGGCGATAGGACCAGCCATGGTCACCGATCGGGCCGACATAGACAAAGCCAGCTTTGACTTCTTCGGCCTGGGCAGCACCCATGCCGAGTGCAAGTGCACCGGTTGCCACAACGGCGGCAAGCGTGCGCTTCACGAGGTTTGCATTCATTATTTGGTCTCCCTGTTAATCAGCTAATCAGGATTTAAACCCAATTGTTTACGCAATCAATGACGTGTTCTTGTCCAGACCAAGACTCAGCCAAACCGGCCGCATGACACAAGACCGGTTTGATTGAGTGTTGGTCCGATACGCACTTCCTCCCACCGGGTCGGGGTACCCTTTGACGCACCCCGATCCCGTTTCACCAGCCCTATTGTGCGGGCCGGAACGCCTGCCCGATACAGGCAGGTGCATTCAGTCTGATCTTTGCGCGATCACTAGAAATGATCACCAGTACAATCACGGTCGCAAGATATGGCAGCATCGACATGAATTGCGACGGCACATGCACGCCTGCACTTTGCGCATGAAGCTGCAATACCGAAATAAGCCCGAACATATAGGCACCCGCCAATAGACGACCCGGACGCCATGTTGCAAACACGACAAGCGCCAACGCGATCCAGCCGCGCCCGGCGGTCATGTTTTCGGCCCACATCGGCGTATAAGACAGCGAAAGATATGCCCCGGCAAGGCCTGCCATCGCGCCGCCAAACATGGTAGCCATATAGCGGATTTTGATCACCGAATAGCCGATGGCATGCGCGGAATGATGGGAATCACCAACCGCCTTGAGGATCAGCCCCCCTCGGGTACGCGACAGGAAGAACCCAACCGCAATCACCATCACAATCGACAGATAAACCAGAAAATCCTGACCAAACAGGATTTCGCCAACCAGCGGAATATCGGTCAAAACCGGGATATTCAGCCCTGGGAGCGGTTCGATCGCAAAGCCGACAAAGCCGGAACCAACAAGGGCTGAAAAACCCACCCCGAAAATGGTCAGCGCCAGACCCGTTGCGACCTGATTGGCCATCAGGGTCAGGGTCAGAAAGGCGAAGATCAGCGACATCAGCATTCCGGCAACGATTGCCGCCAGAATACCCAGAATGGCCGAGCCGCTTGATGCGGTGACCGCAAAGCCGGAAATCGCGCCCACCAGCATCATGCCTTCGACACCAAGGTTAAGCACCCCGGATTTTTCGGCAATCAGTTCGCCGGTCGATGCCAGCAGAAGCGGGGTCGATGCCGTAATCACGGTCAGGATCAGTGGAATGAGCCAATCCATTATGCGGCCTCCCCTTTGGCTGCCGGGGTTCCGAAACGAACCCGGTACTTGGTCAAAACATCACAGGCCAGCAGGAAGAACAGCAAAATCCCCTGAAACAGGCCGGTCACCGCATTTGGTAGCCCCAACGTAATCTGGGCCAATTCCCCACCCAGATAGGTCAGCGCCATAATCAGCCCGCCAAACAGGATACCCAGCGGATGCAACCGCCCAAGGAAGGCAACGATAATTGCCGTAAAGCCATAACCGGGCGATATGGCAGGCTGCAACTGGCCAATCGGCCCGGCAACCTCGAACAAACCGGCAAGACCGGAAAGCGCGCCGCCCAACAACAGGGTAAACCAGACCATGCGTTTCTGACGGAACCCGACATGGCGGGCGGCCTGTGGGGCCTTACCAACCACACGCAGCTGGAACCCGATCACCGATTTCGACAGCAAAATCCAACCGGCAATCACCACCAGCACCGCAAAGGCGGTTCCAAGATGAACGCGCGTGCCGTCATAAATCACCGGCAGCAGGCCAGCATCCGGGAATGGACGGGATTCAGGGAAATTGAAACCTTCGGGGTTGCGCCACGGACCATGCACAAGGAAGCTCAGGAAAAGCGTTGCGACATAGGTCAGCATCAGGCTGGTCAGAATTTCGTTGGCATTAAATCGGGTGCGCAGAAGTGCTGGTATGCCGCCCCAGAACGCCCCGCCAATTGCCCCAAGCACAAACATTGCGGGCAACAGGAACATGCTTTCACTGTCATAAAAATAAAGCGCAAGACCACCGCCGAATATGGCGCCCATGGTCAATTGCCCCTCGGCACCGATGTTCCAGACATTGGCGCGGAACCCCATCGACAGCCCGATGGCGATGATCACAAGCGGGGTTGCCTTCACAAACAGTTCGGAAATGCCATAGCTGTTGTTGATCGGCAGGATGAAAAATGTGTAAAGCGCATCAAACGGGTTCTTGCCCATAAAGGAAAAGATGATCCCGCCGACTATCAGCGTCATGAGAATTGCCAGAACCGGCGACAGATAGACCATCGCCTGACTATGCTGGCGACGGGGTTCAAGCCTGACCAACGCGATCTCCTTCGATAAGCTCTTTCGTCTTCAGGGTTACGTCGCCATCCAGATCGTGAAGTCCCCCCATCAACAAACCGATTTCCTCGACACTGACATCGGCCATTGGCCGCGGGGCGGACATCTTGCCTTCGGACATCACCACCACCTGATCACAGATGGCGAAAATTTCGTCCAGATCCTGCGAAATCACCAGAACCGCCGTGCCCTTTGCCGCCAGATCAAGCAATGCCTGATGGATGGCACTTGCCGCACCGGCATCAACACCCCAGGTCGGCTGTGAAATCACCAGTACGCCCGGATCCTGAAGGATTTCACGCCCGACGATAAACTTCTGAAGGTTCCCACCCGACAGGCTTCCGGCCTCGGCCGAGGCACCGGTGGTACGCACATCAAATGTCTTAATAATCTTGTCGGCAAATGTACGGGTTGGGACTTCGCGGATCAAACCACGCGCGGACAGCGCCATGCGCCGGAACGCGGTCAAAAACCCGTTTTCCGAAAGGCTCATATCAGGAACAGCGCCATGCCCGTTGCGTTCCTCAGGCACAAAAGCCGCGCCAAGCCGACGGCGTCGGCGCGGACCAAAATGTGCAACCGGATTGCCATCAATCTTGATGCAGTCGGGTGTGCCGATGATTTCGGTTTCACCGGCCAGTGCCTGAAACAGTTCGTTCTGGCCATTTCCGGCGACACCGGCAACGCCCATGATTTCCCCGCCCCGCACCTTCAGGCCAATCCCCTTAAGGTCGGTGCCAAACTGTTCGTCACTGATCAGTGACAGATCGGAAATATCAAGACGCACATCACCGAATCTGCGCGTGCCGCTGCGATCGGGTGCTGTCAGTTTCTGGCCGATCATCATTTCGGCCATGGATTTCGCCGTCTCCTCGCGCGGGTCACACCCGCCGACGACCTTGCCTCCGCGCAATACGGTTGCCTTCTGACACAGTGCTTTGACCTCGTGCAGTTTGTGGCTGATATAAAGGATTGCGCAACCTTCGTCGGCAAGACGGCGCAATGTTTCAAACAGCTTTTCGACTTCCTGCGGTGTCAAAACCGATGTCGGCTCGTCCAGGATAAGCAGCTTGGGATTTTGCAGAAGACAGCGAACGATTTCGATCCGCTGCCGTTCGCCAACCGAAAGTGTATAAACATGACGATCAGGATCAAGCGGCAGACCATAGGTCTTTTCGACCTCGATCACCTGCTGACGCAGGGCAGCCATATCGCGCACGTCATTCATCGCCAGCGCAATGTTTTCCAGAACCGTCATGGTTTCGAACAGCGAGAAATGCTGGAACACCAGACCAACACCCATTTCGCGCGCGTCATGCGGGCTATGGATCGTGACTGGCTTGCCCTCCCACAGCAATTCGCCCTGATCGGCCTGCAGCACGCCATAGATGATTTTTACAAGCGTACTTTTACCCGCACCATTTTCCCCCAGAAGGGCATGGATTTCACCAGGTTCGATACGGAAACTGATATCGTCATTTGCCAGACAGCCCGGAAAGGCCTTGGTCACACCGCGCACTTCAAGCTGCGCTGGTTTTGACCCGCCTGTCATCGCCAAGCCTGTATCTGATCCGGTATTCCCGGTCGTCGACGTCACTGCTGCCACCCCTAAATTGCGATCCGATCACGCACACCGAAGGTATTACCCGTTCACGGTTTGCTAATCAAACGGTCTCAATACGCGATTTTGTCTTCTTTGGCATCCCAGGCCGCAAAGACATCACGCGCTTCCCCTAAATCCAGATGTTCGCACGGCAGGCTCCGATCCGGGATCGGTTTTGCCACTTCATCATACAGGAATTGATCGTCAAAGCCGATTGCCGCGGCATCATCGCGGGAATTGGCATAATAGATCCGGTCAAGACGCGCCCAATAGATCGCCGAAAGGCACATCGGGCATGGCTCGCAACTGGTGTAAATCTCGCAACCGGCAAGATTGAAGGTACCAAGCTTTTCACAGGCAGCACGGATGGCGCTGACCTCTGCATGAGCGGTCGGATCGTTGCTGGATGTTACCTTGTTCCAGCCTTCGGATACGACTTCGCCGTCCTTGACAATGATTGCCCCGAACGGGCCGCCACAGCCTTCTTCCATTTTTGTCCGCGACAAATTCACGGCATGGAGCATGTGTTTATGCTTGGCATCACACACAGCCAAATCTCCCTATATGAACTCCTGATCCGGTAAACGGATCCTCCTGATCAGGCCGCTATTGGCGCGGCCCTTTATCATTTATATGCCTTGCAATGAAGGCTTTATCATCCGGCAAGGCCGTCTTGTGCGATCCTGTTCACCGGATATTGCGCCAGACGTGCTTCACGCACGGACAGCAATTGCACTGCAACCGATGCCGCAATGATTGCCGGCTGTTTGCCGGTAATGCCCTGAATTCCAATCGGGCATGTCAAACGACCGATTTCCGTGTCACCCAACCCGCGATCCTTTAATCGCCGGACAAAGCGCGTGCGTTTGGTCTGGCTTCCGATCATGCCGACAAAACCAAGATCATTCCGCATCAAGGCCGCCCGACAGATATCAAAGTCCTGCGCGTGGCTGTGCGTCAGGATAAGCGCGAAGGCATCGGGCGGCATGTCGCCCACCTCGTCCTCGGGCCTTTCGCTTTGATGCAGATGAAGTTTCGATGTTTCCGGCAGGGTCAGGTATTCATCACGCGAATCGATCAAATGAAGATCGAACGGCAAGGGGGCCAGTGCCTGAACAATCGCCTGCCCGACATGCCCGGCACCAAACAGCCAAAGCGGCGCTGCCCCGTCATCAAGGCGCAGGCACAGCTTCTGCTGCCCCGCCAGATCACATAATCCTCCGCGCCCCCCGGCAAACAGGCGCTCCAATGCATCGGCATCCTGAATACTGGCCGTTTCAAGATGTTGGCTTTCGCCCATCGATAAAATCGCCCAAGCACGATGAACAGGACCGGCATTGCTTTGCGTATTTCGGATCGCTGTCGCCAACTGATGCTTTTGCATCGAGCTCAGCAGGTGAAACGCAATATCGACAGAACCGCCGCAGCATTGGCCGAGCCCTGGCCCCAACGGGAATGGAACCAGTTCCGCATCAAAATCCCGCCCCAGATTCAGGATTTCACGCGCCCGAACCGTCACCTGATGTTCCATATTGCCACCACCAACCGTCCCGACAATGTCGGCTTCACTGATCAGCATAAATGCCCCTGCCTCGCGCGGGGTGGACCCGCGAATGGCCGCCACACTGACCAGCATCACCGGATCGGATGATTGCAGCAAAGCGATATGGGCGTCGGGTGACAGGCGCATGATGTCTATTCCCCCGCCGCCGGAATCGCATCATGACTTTGGGCAATCATGCCCTTGGCCACATTGGCGACCGCATTCAGGACGGCCTCGGGCGTTGCCGGGGCATTCAGCATCGGGATCACCTTGTAATCTCCGACCGATGCGATCGCATCAGCAATGGCACGATGCACTGAAATCGCCAGCATCAGCGGCGGTTCACCAACAGCCTTTGATCGGTGAATGGTTTTTTCAACGTTTCTTCCGGAAGACCACAATTCAAGACGGAAATCTTCCGGTCGATCCGAGCATGCGGGAATTTTATAGGTGGATGGCGCATGCGTTCGCAAACGCCCTGCATCATCCCACCACAATTCCTCGGATGTCAGCCATCCCATGCCTTGAATAAAGCCGCCTTCGATCTGACCACGGTCAATCGCCGGGTTCAGCGACCGGCCGACATCGTGGCTGATGTCAACGCGTGTGACCTTATATTCGCCCGTCAGGGTATCGATCATCACCTCGGAACAGGCCATGCCATAGGCAAAGTAATAGAATGGCCGACCCGACGCGGTTTCACGGTCGTAATGGATTTTCGGTGTCGCGTAATAGCCCGTCGCTGAAAGCGAAACGCGCGCCAAATAAGCCTGTTTGACCAGATCGGCAAATTCCAGCTCGGTCACACCGCCGATAATCACCCGGCCCGGAACAAACCGGACGGCGGCCTCAACCACACCATATTTTTCCGCGGCAAAAGCAATCAGGCGCGATTTGATGGTAATCGCGGCGTCGCGCGCGGCCATGCCGTTCATATCCGCGCCGCTTGATGCCGCGGTTGCCGATGTGTTGGGAACCTTGCCAGTGTTGGTTGCCGTGATCTTGATCCGGTCGAGATCAATCTGGAATTCCTCGGCCACGACCTGGGCGACCTTGATAAACAGGCCCTGCCCCATTTCCGTCCCGCCATGGTTCAGATGCACCGATCCGTCCTGATAAATATGGATCAATGCGCCCGCCTGATTTAGGAAGGTCGTGGTAAAGGAAATGCCAAACTTGACCGGCGTGATCGAAATGCCGCGCTTGATCACCGGGCTTTGCGCATTGAACGCGTCGATTTCCTCGCGGCGCTTGCGATAGTCGCAAGATGCCAGAATATCGTTCGTCAGTTCCGCAAGGACGTTATCCTCGACCGTCATGTGATAGGGCGTCGTGTTGCGGTCGGTTGTCCCGTAATAGTTGGCGATCCGCACATCAAGCGGATCGCGGCCAATCGTCATGGCGATTTCATCGATGATCCGTTCAATCGCAACCATGCCCTGCGGCCCGCCAAAGCCGCGAAACGCGGTATTGGACACCAGATTGGTTTTGCAGCGATAGGACCGGATTTCGACATCGCCAAGGAAATAGGCATTGTCGGTATGGAACATCGCACGATCACAGATCGCGGCCGACAGATCGGCCGAGAAACCGCAATTGGCAGCATATTGAATATCCAACCCGCAAATCCGGCCATCATCATCAAAGCCGACATCATATTCGACGATAAAGTCATGGCGTTTGCCGGTCATGACCATGTCATCATCGCGGTCCAGACGCATTTTCGCCGGGCGACCAGTTTTAACCGCAACAATCGCCGCCAGTGCCGCCCATTGTGATGCCTGCGTTTCCTTGCCACCAAAACCACCGCCCATACGGCGCACTTCGACGGTTACCGCGTTGGCGGGACGGCCAAGGACATTGGCGATATTGTGCTGAACCTCGGACGGATGCTGGGTCGAGCAATGCAAAAGCACGTCACCGTCTTCCTGCGGAATGGCAAAGGTGATCTGGCCCTCAAGATAGAAATGGTCCTGCCCACCGATTTCCATCGCCCCGGACCGGCGATGTTTCGCGCGCACCAGTGCCGATTTGGCATCGCCCTGCGCCATGACATGGGGTGGCGCGACGAATTGCTGTTTTTCCAGTGCTTCCTTGACGCTCAGGATCGCGGGTAGTTCTTCATATTCGATCTCAGCCAGCTTGACGGCATTGCGTGCCTGTTCGCGGGTTTCGGCGGCAACACAGAAAACCGGCTGACCGTAAAACTGCACAATCCCGTCGGGCAGAACCGGATCATCATGGGTATGGGCGGGTGACACGTCATTGACACCGGGCACATCATCCGCCGTCAGGACACACACCACACCGGGGGCGGATCGAACCTTTGACAGGTCCATTTTCGTGATTCTGCCATGTGCAACGGTTGCCGCACCGGGGGCCAGATGAAGAGTGCCGAACGGTTCAAGAATATCGTCAACATAAACCGCTTCGCCCGCGACATGCTTCGGACCGCTGTCATGCTTGCTGGCGGAGCGAATCCCACCCGAAAGCCCCGGTGTCGGCGCCAGAAGCTCACCCGGGTCTTTGGTATCGATGACTTTGGATGCGTTGTCAGACATGGGCAGCCTCCCTGCCAACCAGACGGGTGGCAATTTCAGGTGCCGTTGTTTCGATAAACAGTTTGGTCAAAAGATTTTGCGCGACCAGCATGCGGTATTCCTTGGATGCCCGCATATCAGACATCGGGTCAAAATCCTTGGTCAAAGCCAGTTGCGCCGCGTTCAGACTGGCTTCGTTCCAATCCTTGCCAATCAGGGCTGCCTCACACTTTTTGGCCCGCATCGGTGTTCCGGCCATGCCACCAAATGCCGCACGGAATTCGATCACCTTGCCGCCATCAACCCGAATGGCAAAGGCCGCAAGAACCGCCGTAATATCCTGATCAAACCGTTTGGAAATCTTGTAGGCCTTGAACTGCACCCCGGCCGCAGGCTTCGGAATGATGATGCTTTCGACGAACTCGCCCTTGGCCCGGTCC is part of the Thalassospira lucentensis genome and harbors:
- the xdhC gene encoding xanthine dehydrogenase accessory protein XdhC, whose protein sequence is MRLSPDAHIALLQSSDPVMLVSVAAIRGSTPREAGAFMLISEADIVGTVGGGNMEHQVTVRAREILNLGRDFDAELVPFPLGPGLGQCCGGSVDIAFHLLSSMQKHQLATAIRNTQSNAGPVHRAWAILSMGESQHLETASIQDADALERLFAGGRGGLCDLAGQQKLCLRLDDGAAPLWLFGAGHVGQAIVQALAPLPFDLHLIDSRDEYLTLPETSKLHLHQSERPEDEVGDMPPDAFALILTHSHAQDFDICRAALMRNDLGFVGMIGSQTKRTRFVRRLKDRGLGDTEIGRLTCPIGIQGITGKQPAIIAASVAVQLLSVREARLAQYPVNRIAQDGLAG
- the xdhB gene encoding xanthine dehydrogenase molybdopterin binding subunit; this translates as MSDNASKVIDTKDPGELLAPTPGLSGGIRSASKHDSGPKHVAGEAVYVDDILEPFGTLHLAPGAATVAHGRITKMDLSKVRSAPGVVCVLTADDVPGVNDVSPAHTHDDPVLPDGIVQFYGQPVFCVAAETREQARNAVKLAEIEYEELPAILSVKEALEKQQFVAPPHVMAQGDAKSALVRAKHRRSGAMEIGGQDHFYLEGQITFAIPQEDGDVLLHCSTQHPSEVQHNIANVLGRPANAVTVEVRRMGGGFGGKETQASQWAALAAIVAVKTGRPAKMRLDRDDDMVMTGKRHDFIVEYDVGFDDDGRICGLDIQYAANCGFSADLSAAICDRAMFHTDNAYFLGDVEIRSYRCKTNLVSNTAFRGFGGPQGMVAIERIIDEIAMTIGRDPLDVRIANYYGTTDRNTTPYHMTVEDNVLAELTNDILASCDYRKRREEIDAFNAQSPVIKRGISITPVKFGISFTTTFLNQAGALIHIYQDGSVHLNHGGTEMGQGLFIKVAQVVAEEFQIDLDRIKITATNTGKVPNTSATAASSGADMNGMAARDAAITIKSRLIAFAAEKYGVVEAAVRFVPGRVIIGGVTELEFADLVKQAYLARVSLSATGYYATPKIHYDRETASGRPFYYFAYGMACSEVMIDTLTGEYKVTRVDISHDVGRSLNPAIDRGQIEGGFIQGMGWLTSEELWWDDAGRLRTHAPSTYKIPACSDRPEDFRLELWSSGRNVEKTIHRSKAVGEPPLMLAISVHRAIADAIASVGDYKVIPMLNAPATPEAVLNAVANVAKGMIAQSHDAIPAAGE